One part of the Trichoplusia ni isolate ovarian cell line Hi5 chromosome 2, tn1, whole genome shotgun sequence genome encodes these proteins:
- the LOC113508452 gene encoding LIM domain only protein 3 isoform X1, which translates to MKCERRTPQLASGGSPTLGSHMLAMEVSKEARASPLPASSQSGSSTPAQQPPQPQICAGCSKVITERYLLKALDQLWHEDCLKCGCCDCRLGEVGHTLYTRANLILCKRDYLRLFGNTGYCAACNKVIPAFEMVMRARSNVYHLECFACQQCNHRFCVGDRFYLCDNKILCEYDYEERLVFANMAYNPPPLAHLKRQTTHLPPPPTSNAMGGLMNGSSRSGDLNNNMSGSSPAAFAPPPHLKPLGLSASS; encoded by the exons TGCGAGAGGCGAACGCCGCAGCTAGCGAGCGGCGGCAGTCCAACGTTGGGCTCACACATGCTCGCCATGGAGGTGTCCAAGGAGGCCCGTGCTTCTCCGCTTCCCGCCTCATCTCAGAGTGGATCCTCGACGCCGGCGCAGCAGCCGCCGCAGCCACAG ATTTGTGCTGGATGCAGCAAGGTGATTACGGAGCGGTACCTGCTGAAGGCTTTAGACCAGCTGTGGCATGAGGACTGCCTGAAGTGCGGCTGCTGCGACTGCCGGCTCGGGGAGGTTGGCCACACGCTCTACACCAGAGCCAACCTCATCCTCTGCAAGAGGGACTATCTGAG GCTGTTCGGCAACACCGGCTACTGCGCGGCATGCAACAAAGTGATCCCTGCGTTTGAGATGgtgatgcgcgcgcgcagcaaCGTGTACCATCTCGAATGCTTCGCTTGTCAACAGTGCAACCATAG GTTCTGCGTGGGGGACCGGTTCTACCTGTGCGATAACAAGATCCTGTGCGAGTACGACTATGAGGAGCGATTGGTGTTCGCAAACATGGCGTACAACCCACCGCCGCTTGCGCACCTCAAGCGTCAGACTACGCATTTGCCACCACCACCG ACAAGCAACGCGATGGGTGGTCTGATGAACGGCTCAAGCCGCTCTGGTGATCTGAACAACAACATGTCGGGCTCGTCTCCGGCTGCGTTCGCGCCCCCGCCGCACCTCAAGCCCCTAGGGCTGTCCGCGTCCAGCTGA
- the LOC113508451 gene encoding uncharacterized protein LOC113508451 codes for MKTKILFALCFALSLCVDVYAEPEQEVRRGSYPFMAFLYYPDETVVDGTGARFLRGAVLIRPEWLLTSAVGSSISTDGPNGFPRKTLLARMGAVTIDTNFTLNEDEDEQEREIIQIVRPYNHSSTQWWRTDISLMRTLLPFNLTSAVGVINISTRREYLDKTCKILVYAKKDGNWTEERNLMQLTVELLPPSIQNCGSHFLGNTMTCASDSDENKNAVYDPNFCQGNSGGPLLCDREVMGIQTYIDNDCKQPHLYQLLAAWDNFISCGTGNKCHDHVCAHVCEVANKDPPVVNTGTTSTVKPPSNLMHATTSNAVPIGSSAAADTTSEESETGSPTPTTVSSEETTTADPATVHDSGDRVDTVETKSWPNEKYPSERKKLEQGEAESSDRKPSVEAQQHDIQTRSAGRSNVSNFQTLFFGFFILACLI; via the exons atgaaaactaaaattctATTTGCATTGTGTTTCG CATTGTCTTTGTGTGTAGACGTGTATGCGGAACCTGAACAGGAAGTACGTAGAGGGAGTTATCCGTTTATG GCATTCTTATATTACCCTGATGAGACGGTAGTAGACGGTACAGGAGCCAGGTTTCTTCGCGGCGCAGTGCTTATTCGACCAGAGTGGCTCTTAACTTCTGCTGTCGGCTCCAGTATTTCAACAGATGGTCCTAACGGTTTCCCGCGAAAAACACTCCTAGCCAGGATGGGAGCAGTCACAATTGATACAAATTTTACGCTTAACGAAGATGAGGACGAACAGGAACGTGAG ATAATTCAGATAGTACGGCCCTACAATCACAGTTCGACGCAGTGGTGGCGTACAGACATCTCTCTCATGAGGACTTTACTACCCTTTAACCTGACGTCCGCTGTCGGCGTCATAAATATCAGCACCAGACGAGAATACCTTGATAAGACCTGCAAAATACTTGTTTATGCC AAGAAAGATGGCAATTGGACTGAAGAAAGGAATTTAATGCAACTGACTGTCGAATTGCTACCACCTTCAATCCAGAACTGCGGATCCCACTTCCTTGGGAACACCATGACGTGTGCTTCTGATAGCgacgaaaacaaaaatgcagTTTATGACCCCAACTTTTGCCAA GGCAACAGCGGTGGGCCACTCCTTTGTGACAGAGAAGTGATGGGAATCCAGACCTACATTGATAATGATTGCAAGCAACCACATCTGTACCAGTTGTTGGCAGCTTGGGACAATTTCATATCTTGTGGCACTGGAAATAAATGTCACGACCATGTTTGCGCTCATGTCTGTGAAGTCGCTAATAAAGATCCTCCCGTAGTCAACACTGGTACAACATCTACTGTCAAACCGCCATCTAACTTGATGCATGCGACGACAAGTAATGCCGTACCGATCGGATCTTCTGCCGCGGCGGATACGACCTCTGAGGAATCTGAAACGGGCTCCCCGACTCCCACTACCGTCTCCTCCGAAGAAACTACAACAGCTGATCCAGCAACCGTGCATGATTCTGGTGACCGTGTAGACACAGTGGAAACAAAGTCTTGGCCTAATGAGAAATACCCAAGTGAGCGTAAGAAACTAGAACAAGGAGAAGCAGAAAGTTCAGACAGGAAACCCAGTGTTGAAGCCCAACAGCATGATATTCAAACAAGAAGTGCCGGACGGAGCAACGTGTCAAATTTCCAAACTTTATTCTTTGGTTTCTTCATTTTGGCGTGTTTGatttaa
- the LOC113508452 gene encoding LIM domain only protein 3 isoform X2, giving the protein MLAMEVSKEARASPLPASSQSGSSTPAQQPPQPQICAGCSKVITERYLLKALDQLWHEDCLKCGCCDCRLGEVGHTLYTRANLILCKRDYLRLFGNTGYCAACNKVIPAFEMVMRARSNVYHLECFACQQCNHRFCVGDRFYLCDNKILCEYDYEERLVFANMAYNPPPLAHLKRQTTHLPPPPTSNAMGGLMNGSSRSGDLNNNMSGSSPAAFAPPPHLKPLGLSASS; this is encoded by the exons ATGCTCGCCATGGAGGTGTCCAAGGAGGCCCGTGCTTCTCCGCTTCCCGCCTCATCTCAGAGTGGATCCTCGACGCCGGCGCAGCAGCCGCCGCAGCCACAG ATTTGTGCTGGATGCAGCAAGGTGATTACGGAGCGGTACCTGCTGAAGGCTTTAGACCAGCTGTGGCATGAGGACTGCCTGAAGTGCGGCTGCTGCGACTGCCGGCTCGGGGAGGTTGGCCACACGCTCTACACCAGAGCCAACCTCATCCTCTGCAAGAGGGACTATCTGAG GCTGTTCGGCAACACCGGCTACTGCGCGGCATGCAACAAAGTGATCCCTGCGTTTGAGATGgtgatgcgcgcgcgcagcaaCGTGTACCATCTCGAATGCTTCGCTTGTCAACAGTGCAACCATAG GTTCTGCGTGGGGGACCGGTTCTACCTGTGCGATAACAAGATCCTGTGCGAGTACGACTATGAGGAGCGATTGGTGTTCGCAAACATGGCGTACAACCCACCGCCGCTTGCGCACCTCAAGCGTCAGACTACGCATTTGCCACCACCACCG ACAAGCAACGCGATGGGTGGTCTGATGAACGGCTCAAGCCGCTCTGGTGATCTGAACAACAACATGTCGGGCTCGTCTCCGGCTGCGTTCGCGCCCCCGCCGCACCTCAAGCCCCTAGGGCTGTCCGCGTCCAGCTGA